From the genome of Polyangiaceae bacterium, one region includes:
- a CDS encoding ABC transporter ATP-binding protein, giving the protein MYATGGLNLFATARLRLSLGFSLQRSILEKAIAVPYANFENASFYDALTRARREAVGRPVAMLGGLFAVGQACAVLVGSAILLFRFSPLYTVAILLAALPGFLTETRFATALFLFYAVYVHVAFRALQGTLTAGDLALALVTFRQGDGALKQALGNLRSLYMDQQYLGNLYDFLDTPIPARRPLLVANTRDRNWVYASSKWDSSIQVLRVRRSKESTFTSSREKNWHS; this is encoded by the coding sequence ATGTATGCAACCGGTGGCCTCAATCTCTTCGCCACCGCCCGCTTGCGATTGTCGCTCGGATTCTCGCTTCAGCGCTCCATTCTCGAAAAAGCCATTGCCGTTCCGTATGCCAACTTCGAGAACGCTTCCTTTTACGATGCCCTCACGCGTGCGCGCCGCGAAGCGGTCGGGCGCCCCGTCGCCATGCTCGGCGGACTTTTTGCCGTCGGGCAAGCCTGCGCAGTGCTCGTCGGCTCCGCTATTTTGCTTTTCCGCTTTTCACCGCTCTACACCGTGGCGATCCTTCTCGCCGCACTGCCCGGTTTCTTAACGGAAACTCGTTTTGCCACAGCCCTTTTTCTTTTTTATGCAGTCTACGTGCATGTTGCATTTCGCGCCCTTCAAGGAACCCTCACCGCTGGCGACTTGGCACTGGCCTTGGTTACATTTCGTCAAGGCGACGGCGCATTGAAACAGGCCCTCGGCAATCTGCGCAGCCTGTACATGGACCAGCAATACCTCGGAAACCTATACGATTTCTTGGACACGCCAATACCCGCTCGACGACCGTTGTTGGTTGCCAACACACGCGACAGGAATTGGGTCTACGCTTCGAGCAAGTGGGATTCAAGTATCCAGGTGCTTCGCGTCCGGCGCTCGAAGGAATCGACTTTTACCTCGAGCCGGGAAAAAAATTGGCACTCGTAG
- a CDS encoding ABC transporter ATP-binding protein, translating into MGFKYPGASRPALEGIDFYLEPGKKLALVGENGSGKSTILKLIAGLYQPTAGRILLDGIDILAWDPEKLRARLAVVFQDFVRYQLTVRENVAPRGGEDAIDDEAISRALDRSEARAVVAKLPQGLDQRLGKWFPGGVELSGGEWQKLALARAFLRESADLLLFDEPTAAIDPAAEAALFQRVRAETDGRMAILVSHRFSTVRLADEILVMHGGRIAERGDHDTLLDANGRYANLFRLQAAGYR; encoded by the coding sequence GTGGGATTCAAGTATCCAGGTGCTTCGCGTCCGGCGCTCGAAGGAATCGACTTTTACCTCGAGCCGGGAAAAAAATTGGCACTCGTAGGCGAAAATGGTTCGGGCAAGTCGACCATATTAAAACTGATTGCTGGACTTTATCAGCCGACGGCGGGACGCATTTTGCTCGATGGAATCGACATTCTCGCGTGGGATCCGGAAAAGCTGCGCGCGCGGCTCGCGGTCGTCTTTCAGGATTTCGTCCGTTATCAGCTCACCGTGCGTGAAAATGTGGCTCCGCGCGGTGGCGAAGATGCCATTGATGACGAAGCGATATCGCGCGCGCTCGATCGAAGCGAAGCGCGTGCGGTCGTTGCCAAGCTTCCGCAGGGCCTCGATCAACGTTTGGGCAAATGGTTTCCGGGCGGGGTCGAGCTGTCCGGAGGCGAATGGCAAAAGCTCGCGTTGGCCCGTGCATTTCTCCGAGAGAGTGCCGATTTGCTCCTCTTCGACGAACCCACCGCGGCCATCGATCCTGCGGCGGAAGCGGCGCTTTTTCAGCGTGTTCGGGCCGAAACCGATGGACGCATGGCCATTCTCGTGTCCCATCGCTTTTCCACGGTGCGCCTCGCGGACGAAATCCTCGTCATGCACGGCGGACGCATTGCCGAACGAGGCGACCACGACACGCTCCTCGACGCCAATGGTCGTTACGCCAACCTCTTTCGTCTTCAGGCCGCCGGGTACCGATGA
- a CDS encoding MvdC family ATP-grasp ribosomal peptide maturase, producing MVARTVLLLSHAGEPYVTERVAEELRLRGAQPYRLDTDRLFGDGRFGASIDMRDRGTVWFRGERLRPDAIWSWRAWPRIEARRMTEADRAVVNREAHALFFGALALFDAHWVDPPERVQSAENKLLQLAVARDVGLRIPDTRVTSDPDAVRALYDMHGGRIVCKLHAPLDYGMRGSRAFPTRRLRREDLEHIDAVRHGPMIFQEEIPKALELRVAWAGGAAWTGAIDGDESGIDWRFSKTGSFKRHDLDTNVKEKLSQLMTRLGLRQACLDLIVTPDGETVFLEVNPTGEWGMLEAELGLPIAASLGRNPFARRKRKNERTHHHVPCRCPPSSNEWLTKFVAGARTPSFFT from the coding sequence ATGGTTGCCAGGACCGTTTTGTTGCTCTCCCACGCGGGCGAGCCATATGTGACCGAGCGCGTCGCGGAGGAATTGCGTCTCCGCGGCGCGCAGCCCTATCGCCTCGATACCGATCGATTGTTCGGTGACGGGCGATTTGGTGCATCCATCGACATGCGCGACCGAGGGACCGTTTGGTTCCGCGGCGAGCGATTGCGGCCCGATGCCATTTGGTCATGGCGAGCGTGGCCGCGTATCGAAGCTCGACGAATGACCGAGGCGGATCGCGCCGTGGTCAATCGAGAAGCGCATGCGCTGTTTTTTGGGGCGCTTGCCTTATTCGATGCACATTGGGTGGACCCGCCGGAACGTGTCCAGAGCGCGGAAAACAAATTGCTTCAGCTCGCCGTGGCGCGCGACGTGGGCCTGCGCATTCCGGATACGCGCGTCACGTCGGATCCGGATGCCGTTCGAGCGCTTTACGATATGCACGGCGGGCGTATCGTATGCAAGCTGCACGCGCCGCTCGATTACGGCATGCGCGGTAGCCGCGCATTTCCGACGCGACGATTGCGCCGCGAGGATCTCGAGCATATCGACGCCGTTCGTCATGGTCCCATGATTTTCCAGGAAGAAATCCCCAAGGCGCTCGAACTGCGCGTCGCTTGGGCCGGTGGTGCTGCGTGGACCGGGGCCATCGATGGCGACGAATCTGGTATCGATTGGCGATTTTCCAAAACAGGCTCCTTCAAGCGTCACGATCTCGATACGAATGTGAAAGAAAAACTGAGCCAGCTCATGACGCGCCTCGGATTGCGTCAAGCTTGCCTCGATTTGATCGTCACTCCGGACGGCGAAACGGTATTTCTCGAAGTCAATCCCACTGGCGAGTGGGGGATGCTCGAGGCCGAATTGGGTCTTCCCATCGCCGCTTCCCTTGGCCGAAACCCTTTTGCGAGACGAAAACGAAAAAATGAACGTACTCATCATCACGTACCGTGCCGATGCCCTCCTTCATCGAACGAGTGGCTGACGAAATTCGTCGCCGGGGCGCGAACCCCGTCGTTTTTTACGTGA